A stretch of the Longimicrobium sp. genome encodes the following:
- a CDS encoding polyprenyl synthetase family protein codes for MTARTAVPRLADIQAPIRERVDGVVDEIRRIVVSDFAPVETVNEYLLKIRGKLFRPSLLLLCDNVEGEQSPQAETLAAIVELVHLATLVHDDAVDHSVLRRGMPTVNALWSHQVAIIMGDYLYTRSLMEITRLGKLEPIQVLADAANAMTVGEMRQLSSHDALDFSEADYFRLIDSKTASLMGAACELGALTGAPAHRQALKTFGRELGLAFQIADDLLDYTADSAITGKPTGLDLREHKVTLPLIHALPRLAPGERAEVEALFAHPEPSEAMIAGVVEIVKGQGGLEYAHAQAMECAQRASEALDGLPEGPALEALRDSIVYAIERRR; via the coding sequence ATGACCGCGCGCACCGCCGTTCCCCGCCTCGCCGACATCCAGGCCCCCATCCGGGAGCGTGTGGATGGCGTCGTGGACGAAATCCGCCGCATCGTGGTGTCGGATTTCGCCCCGGTGGAAACGGTAAACGAGTACCTGCTGAAGATCCGCGGCAAGCTGTTCCGCCCCAGCCTGCTGCTGCTGTGCGACAACGTCGAGGGCGAGCAGTCGCCCCAGGCCGAGACGCTGGCCGCCATCGTGGAGCTGGTGCACCTGGCCACGCTGGTGCACGACGATGCGGTGGACCACTCGGTGCTGCGCCGCGGCATGCCCACGGTGAACGCCCTGTGGAGCCACCAAGTGGCCATCATCATGGGCGACTACCTGTACACGCGGTCGCTGATGGAAATCACCCGGCTGGGCAAGCTGGAGCCCATCCAGGTGCTGGCCGACGCGGCGAACGCCATGACGGTGGGCGAAATGCGCCAGCTTTCGTCGCACGACGCGCTGGACTTTTCCGAGGCCGACTACTTCCGCCTGATCGACAGCAAGACGGCCTCGCTGATGGGGGCCGCCTGCGAGCTGGGCGCGCTGACCGGGGCCCCGGCGCACCGCCAGGCGCTGAAGACCTTCGGCCGCGAGCTGGGGCTGGCCTTCCAGATCGCCGACGACCTGCTGGACTACACGGCCGACTCGGCGATCACGGGCAAGCCCACGGGGCTGGACCTGCGCGAGCACAAGGTGACGCTGCCGCTGATCCACGCGCTGCCGCGGCTGGCGCCGGGGGAGCGGGCCGAGGTGGAGGCGCTGTTCGCGCACCCCGAGCCCAGCGAGGCGATGATCGCGGGGGTGGTGGAGATCGTGAAGGGGCAGGGCGGGCTGGAATACGCGCACGCGCAGGCCATGGAATGCGCGCAGCGCGCCTCCGAGGCGCTGGACGGGCTGCCCGAGGGACCGGCGTTGGAAGCATTGCGCGACAGTATCGTCTACGCCATCGAGCGCCGCCGCTGA